One Peptostreptococcus equinus genomic window carries:
- a CDS encoding redox-sensing transcriptional repressor Rex gives MGNKNISMAVIRRLPKYYRYLADLLAKDIQRISSKELSEIIGFTASQIRQDLNNFGGFGQQGYGYNVEALHREIAKILGLDKKYKAILVGSGNLGQALTNYSGFKNAGFDIMAVFDANPRMIGLKIRDYEIMDSDLIESFVSENNVEIAILCIPKEGAQQVADRLVKSGIKGIWNFAPVDLDVPSSVIVESVNLTESLFTLSYLMKDGEEA, from the coding sequence ATGGGAAATAAGAATATTTCGATGGCTGTAATCAGAAGATTACCAAAATATTATAGATACTTAGCAGACTTGCTTGCAAAAGACATACAGAGAATTTCATCAAAAGAACTAAGTGAAATAATAGGATTCACAGCTTCACAAATTAGACAGGATTTGAATAACTTCGGTGGTTTTGGCCAACAAGGATATGGATACAATGTTGAAGCTCTACATAGAGAAATAGCTAAGATATTAGGACTTGATAAAAAATACAAAGCAATTTTAGTAGGCTCAGGTAATTTGGGTCAAGCACTTACTAATTACTCTGGTTTTAAAAATGCTGGTTTTGATATAATGGCAGTTTTTGATGCAAATCCAAGGATGATAGGTTTAAAGATTAGAGATTATGAAATAATGGATTCTGATTTAATTGAATCGTTTGTAAGCGAAAATAATGTAGAAATTGCTATACTTTGTATACCGAAAGAAGGAGCTCAACAGGTAGCAGATAGACTAGTTAAGAGCGGTATAAAAGGTATATGGAATTTTGCTCCAGTTGATTTAGATGTGCCATCAAGTGTAATCGTTGAGAGTGTAAATTTAACTGAAAGTTTATTTACCCTTTCATATCTAATGAAAGACGGAGAAGAGGCATAA